CCGGTGAGTTTCCATGAGCTTCTGCATCAGCTCCAGGCGACCGGACGATATTCCTTTAATCATCAGGTTCCAGGCATACTCAAAGTCTGAGAGGGAAATCTGAGAATCAAAAAGCTGATTGATCTCATCGACAAACTGAGCATCGTCGATCTGGCCTGTTTCGTAGCGGTACAAATACGGGGAACCTACAATCAGCTCCCTCAGGTCCTTGCCACGACCGCTGGTCAGGCGGGAAAACTCCTCAATCACGGCCTGTGGGTCCAGGTCTACAATGACCTCCCCCAGGTCGAAAATAATTGTATCAATTTCTGATAGTCTCTTTGGCACTTCGTTGTTTAATTAGCGGCAAATATCTAATATTGCACCTCCAAAACAAAGACAGTCGTAAGGCTGTTTTTTGTTACAGTGCATCGAGCCGAAAGCGAGAAAGTGCTGGTTCGAGCTGACATCTCGAATAGAAAAAAACTGTAGGGCCTATAGCTCAGTTGGTTAGAGCACCTGACTCATAATCAGGTGGTCCCTGGTTCGAGCCCAGGTGGGCCCACAAACCTTAACCTCCGTCAGTTTTGACGGAGGTTTTTTTTATGGCTAAAAATTGGCCCATAAGCCTAACACAACCAAAAGATTTGCGCGTTTCGCTTTCCTGAATACACCTGACCCGATTTACTCCATTGTACCTGTCATGGCTAGCCTGGTGAACCATCAACTCAGTTCATTCCGGTTTTGGGCGGAACGTAGCGACGGACAAATACCCGAATATCGGATCAAGCACAGAGATTACTTGATCCGAAAAGTTTGCCGAGACTAAGTCACTACGTAGTAAAGGGGACGGTAAGGTGTAAGCTCTATGTAGAAACACATTATAATCTCATTTTGGAAACAACAATCGTGCAGAGTATTTAGAGCGACCATGAGTTGCTGCTAACCTCATTTTTAAAAATTACACCGTTTTTTAGAATACTTGACTTTCTACCTATTGCGCAGCCTACTATATTTGTTGGGAACTAAGAATCGAAATGTCAATAAAAGCTACCGTCAGCATCCTGTTTTTTTTCATTGGTCTTCATTTTTTGGTCGCGCAGGAATGGATCGAAACTGATATTGTAGCTCCAGACCTACATCCTGATTTAGTCGCTGATTTCGCTAATAACATGATCGTTTACAAAGACTTCCTTTTAGTAAGTGCTCCCCGAGCGCTAAATGGAAAGTATAGTAGCGGGTCGGCAGCTCTTTATGAGTACCAGAGTGGGCGTTGGATACAGAAAACAAGGTTATACTCAGAGGAGTTATACTCAGAGGATTCTTACATCCGAGGATTTTCTCTTGGAATGGCAATGAATGATTCAATCATCGTGATTGGAGCACCTGAGTCAAATCTTAATGATCTCCATATGGTGGGTACGGTGCACGTGTTTACCCGCTCCTCCAACGATTGGTCTGCTTTTAAACAATATACCATTTATCCTTCAGATACAATTTCGTCAAGGAGATTCGGAGCGTCTTTACATCTTGAAGGTATGAAGTTATTTGTTAGCTCAGGTGCTCATGGGAACGTTTTTGTATATGAACTTGGAGCATCCGAAGCGATCCTGAAAGCTTCTTTAAGAAGCTCATTGAGTCTAAATATTGTATGGGGAAATTCACGCCAATTTGGTCAATCCATAAAGGCAAATAAAAACTACCTGTTCGTTTCCGCCCCCGGGGATGAAATGGGAGAATGCCCTGATGGAGGTGGTATATACGTATATGATAAAAATAATGATTGGGAAGGTAAGATTGAACAGGACTATGCCCTCTTTCATGATTGCGAGGAGATCCGGTTCGCGCTTGGTACCCATTTCGATGTAAATGAGAAATATTTAATCAGCTATGTGAGGGATTTATATAACGGGGAAAAGTTGGATGTTTTGGTTTATGATCTTTCAGAATTAACAACGGGTGATCCTAATCAGCCCTCTAACATATATTCAATACCGCTCGAAAAGCCTTTTTCAGTGGTAGAAATTAAATTTCTCTCTACGAATCAGTTTCTCATGACGTATGACAACGATGATCGTTATAAGACCCTTAATTTCTTTATTAATGACGAAGGTCGTATAGAACTGATCGGGGAAGTAACCACTCAAATTACAAATCCCTTATTTGGACAAAAGATTGAAGTACACAATCAACAGATTTTGAATGGCTCTCAAAACAAAATATTGGTTTATGAAAAACCTGAAATCAATCAGAATCCACCTTTGGCAATAGTTGATACAATAACTACACCCTACTACACAACGGTAAACACGAACTTTGGAAGAGTAATTGCTCAAAGTGACAGTTATGTCTTTGCTGGATCTCCCTATGAAGGTGATGTTTTCTCAAACCAGGGCATGGTATATATCTATAAAATACTTGGCGATTCACTTTCACTAATACGAAAACTTCACCCTCCAAACCCAGTAAGCAATGGGATATTTGGTTACTCCATTGATGTCCACGAAAATCATCTTTCAGTAGGTGCTCCTGGCTCAGGTGGCAATGATGGGGTCTACATGTATACCTATGAGGATACAGAACTTAAGTGGGAAGGCAGCCTTAGAACGGAACTAATTAAACCCGAAACCTCAACTGAGGGTGAAGTCTTCGGTAATTCTGTGGATCTCCACCATAATGAAATGATAATGGTTGGATTTCTGGGTCATAACTCCCCATCTTATGAGCGTACTACTGTCATTTATCATTTGGAGAACGGGCGTTGGGTTGAAAAATACAAGACTCAGATTGCCTCGAGAGGAGGTGGAGAGGTGGGTGCTGATATCTACGGAAACTATGCGGTAAGTTCGGGAAGTTCGGGAGCTGACTTGCATGTGTTTAAAAGAAATGGAGATAATTGGAAAATTGTCAAGGAACTGTCTAACTCAACTGATTTTTATTGTGCTCCTAGTTTATTACAGATCAATGAACGCTTCCTATATGCTCCCGCTACCTACTCAAAAGACCTGAGAATCTACAATTTGCTTAATATTCATGACGGTGTCCCTGAAATCATGGTCAATACTCCTTTTCAAATAGAGCCATGGGACAATTCATTTGACATTAACTCGGATGTATTGGCAATTGGCAATCATAACAGAGATATTATTTACTTGTATTCATATGACGGATTGGGATACACATTAGCCGATTCCATCGTCAAGAATGAAATGATGGATTTTGGATATGGTGTTTCACTGCGTGAGAACACCTTGATTGCTGGCGCTCCAAACAAGAACCTCCCAACCGGTAATTGGTCCGGTCAATTATCCTTATATAAACGTTCAAATAGTATTCCCGATACGCCAATAACCGTAGATTCAATACATGGTGTTTCAGATTACTATGGCATAGGGGATACACTTCTGATTTATGTTGCATTTACAGATACAGTGTTTGCCGAAAATGACCCTTTCTTAATACTGGGGGATAACAATGAAATGAAAGCTTCCTATAAATCAGGGTCCGGAAGTTCGATTCTGACCTTTGAACTGGTAGTCGAAGAAGGTATCAAAATGGACCCATTGGAAATAAATAATTCATTCGCCATGCTGCATCATGGGAAAATATACAACTTAAATAATCCAGTAAATAGAATTCTGCCGGATCCATATTCCCAGAATTCTCTCTCAATATCCAAAATTATAGTTGACGGAGTTTCACCTGTACCAGAACTGATCTCAGTTGGTACAGCAGTAAATGGCATTTTTGAAATTGTTATCTCTTTCCATGAGCCGATTGAGGGGTTTGATGAAAGTGATCTGGTAGTAGAGAATGCAGAAATTCAAGAAATTGAAATGATCGGTGACTCGGCTAAATTAGTGGTACTTCCCGGAGCAGAGGGAGAAATGCAATTCTGGATTAGACCAGATTCATATTTTGATCTCTCTGGAAACAGTAATTTGGGTAGCGACACACTAAAGGTTATTTACGATATAACTCCCCCAGAGCTATTTTTTACTGCGCCTCAAACGATTGTTACGAATTTTGATGTCCAGTATTCATTTTCAGAACCCATCAAGGAAATTAAAAATAGTGGTTTTGGTTTGGAAAATGGAATGTTTTTAGAACAATCTGCGACACCAGGAAGGCTAACCGTGGATCCGTTGGATAGTGGATGGGTAAAAATATGGATTGAGCAAAATAGTTTTCGCGACTTTGCGGGTAATTGGAATATAAAAAGTGATACCGTTTGGGTGTACAATGACACAATACCCGCTCAACTGTTTCAATACAATTGGCCCACCCATAAATTAGAGGGACAGGTAAATATTCCCAAACTGGTGGATCTTGATAACGATGGAGATCTTGACCTTTTCGTACTGCAGAATTATCCTGTTATTTTTGAAAATAACGGCACTAACTTTATCGAAAAATCCAGGCTGGTTAATGAAACGGGATTTTCGCCAAACATCTCTTGGGTAGACCTGAACCATGACGGGCTCCTGGATGCCTTTGTATATTCGAATAGTGTGCCGTACGATGCTACTGTACTTATAAACTTAGGAAACTTTGAATTTGAAAGAATATCTCTTTGGGAAATAAGCTCTCCACAGGTAGATCCTCAATATGCTTGGGGAGATATAGATAATGATGGAGATTGGGATTTAATAGGAAATTTCAAGCCACCCTCGTCTGATGAAGTTGCAGTAAGAGTGATCAAGAATGAAAATGGGACCCTCACCTCAACAAGAAATCACTACCAAGGGAGGATTAATTCAAGACAACCCTTTGCAGATTTCAATAATGATGGGTTCCTTGATATTGCCCTTGTAATTGGTGAGGAATGTAACGCAAAACTCTTGTTGCTCCTCAATGATCTGGGAAATCATTTTAAGAAATATGAAACCGTTATTAATGTTCCGGATGGGGATAATGCCGAGATAGTTTGGGTAAATATCAATGGTGATCATTTAATGGACATCGCTTCCATCGGAAATAACCCATGCGGAGTAGGCGGAAACTTCAAATGTTATGTAAACAAAGGAGACAACGTTTTAGAATACAAATCATCATTAATAACTAAAAAATTTACTTCAAGGCCTGTGTTTCTTTCCGCTGATTTAGACAATAATGGAGAAGTAGACCAAATACTCTATGGCATTGATGAGTCTAACACCGAAACCAGAATATTCCTCCAATCTCAACCCGACCCATCACATAGACTATCAGGAGGCCTTGCAAACGGATCTATGGACATAGGTGATATAGACAATGATAACGACCTTGATATTGTTGTCGTATCAGGCCGGGTCAATGAGCAATCCAACTTGATCATTTATGAGAACAGATTTAATATTTCCCATTACAACACCCCCCCTACCCGACCAGAACAACTCACGACCTCACTCTCAGGAAATACCGCAAAGATTAGTTGGAAACCGTCTACTGATGATCATTCAAATGTTCTGTATAATCTTCAGGTACTTAAGGATGGCATACCTCTTAGGGCGTCTAGTTTAGACTCTGGGATTCCGAAACTTGTTTTATTTAGAGACGCGTTTCTAAAAAATGAATTTCACTTAACCATTGAAGAGGGTTCGTATTATCAATGGAGCGTTCAAGCCATTGACGAGTCCTGGAACGCATCAGAATTCGCTCCATTTGAGGAAATATCTTCTCCTCTAGAAGCAAATGAGATTGGCGAACCAAGATTTTATCCGAATCCAGTGACAAAGGATTTAATGATTAAATCAAACAGTGAAATTTTGAATGTAGAAATTCAAAGTCTTACAGGAGAAATTATTCAAATAATCAGATTGCTAGACAATAAAGCCTCGATTGATTTAAGCGACCTTCCAAATGGAATGTTTATTCTTAAACTTGAAACCCGAAATGGAAAAAAATTAACCTATAAGCTTATTAAGAAATCTTAACCAGCTTACACTCTGGCCCACCTGAAACCTCAATCGTTCCAGTATTATATTCAACGTTTCCACAATGAATCTTATAAGCATAGATGCCTGCGTCTAGATTTTCGAATGTTGCACAACCCGGTGCTCCACAACCGGGACGGGTTTCATAGTATCGAGTTAAGTTCTTTGATCCTTGATTCCCAAGATCAACACTAAAAGCTCCACATAACGGATCATAATCCACCCAAAATAACACACTACTACTACCATCGACCTTGGGACAATGAAGGCTTTCATCCGAGTCGAGAATGACATCCAAATATCCATTATAAGTGTCGTCAAAATAAACTGAATGTGTTGATTCATTAATACGGATTCCAACCTCCACAGGAGTGGTCACTTTTGAATCAGGATAATGAATGATTAAATTATTAAATCCAGTATATGCAAGCATGAAGTTCATTTCAAGATCGTTTCTTATCAAGGGTAATGTTCCTTCCATAATTGGATGGTCTCCATTATTCAGATAAACAGCAAAAGACTTATTTACAGAAAAGTTATTCCCGGCCCAAAGACTCAATTTCACTTTCCTTTCAGATGTATGCATGCATCCAGCAAACCTGTTTTCTGCGCCTTTAAAGGTAAAGTCAGAAATTGACTCCCTATTATGCGCAATTATACCAGAATCCTTCTCTTTGCAGGAGGTAAAAAGTATCGATAGTAAAACGCAGAAAATTACCAGAAATCTCAAGACAAGTATTTGTAAACTATTGTTTGATTTTTTTTTTAAAACAATGATAGA
This Marinoscillum sp. 108 DNA region includes the following protein-coding sequences:
- a CDS encoding T9SS type A sorting domain-containing protein, yielding MSIKATVSILFFFIGLHFLVAQEWIETDIVAPDLHPDLVADFANNMIVYKDFLLVSAPRALNGKYSSGSAALYEYQSGRWIQKTRLYSEELYSEDSYIRGFSLGMAMNDSIIVIGAPESNLNDLHMVGTVHVFTRSSNDWSAFKQYTIYPSDTISSRRFGASLHLEGMKLFVSSGAHGNVFVYELGASEAILKASLRSSLSLNIVWGNSRQFGQSIKANKNYLFVSAPGDEMGECPDGGGIYVYDKNNDWEGKIEQDYALFHDCEEIRFALGTHFDVNEKYLISYVRDLYNGEKLDVLVYDLSELTTGDPNQPSNIYSIPLEKPFSVVEIKFLSTNQFLMTYDNDDRYKTLNFFINDEGRIELIGEVTTQITNPLFGQKIEVHNQQILNGSQNKILVYEKPEINQNPPLAIVDTITTPYYTTVNTNFGRVIAQSDSYVFAGSPYEGDVFSNQGMVYIYKILGDSLSLIRKLHPPNPVSNGIFGYSIDVHENHLSVGAPGSGGNDGVYMYTYEDTELKWEGSLRTELIKPETSTEGEVFGNSVDLHHNEMIMVGFLGHNSPSYERTTVIYHLENGRWVEKYKTQIASRGGGEVGADIYGNYAVSSGSSGADLHVFKRNGDNWKIVKELSNSTDFYCAPSLLQINERFLYAPATYSKDLRIYNLLNIHDGVPEIMVNTPFQIEPWDNSFDINSDVLAIGNHNRDIIYLYSYDGLGYTLADSIVKNEMMDFGYGVSLRENTLIAGAPNKNLPTGNWSGQLSLYKRSNSIPDTPITVDSIHGVSDYYGIGDTLLIYVAFTDTVFAENDPFLILGDNNEMKASYKSGSGSSILTFELVVEEGIKMDPLEINNSFAMLHHGKIYNLNNPVNRILPDPYSQNSLSISKIIVDGVSPVPELISVGTAVNGIFEIVISFHEPIEGFDESDLVVENAEIQEIEMIGDSAKLVVLPGAEGEMQFWIRPDSYFDLSGNSNLGSDTLKVIYDITPPELFFTAPQTIVTNFDVQYSFSEPIKEIKNSGFGLENGMFLEQSATPGRLTVDPLDSGWVKIWIEQNSFRDFAGNWNIKSDTVWVYNDTIPAQLFQYNWPTHKLEGQVNIPKLVDLDNDGDLDLFVLQNYPVIFENNGTNFIEKSRLVNETGFSPNISWVDLNHDGLLDAFVYSNSVPYDATVLINLGNFEFERISLWEISSPQVDPQYAWGDIDNDGDWDLIGNFKPPSSDEVAVRVIKNENGTLTSTRNHYQGRINSRQPFADFNNDGFLDIALVIGEECNAKLLLLLNDLGNHFKKYETVINVPDGDNAEIVWVNINGDHLMDIASIGNNPCGVGGNFKCYVNKGDNVLEYKSSLITKKFTSRPVFLSADLDNNGEVDQILYGIDESNTETRIFLQSQPDPSHRLSGGLANGSMDIGDIDNDNDLDIVVVSGRVNEQSNLIIYENRFNISHYNTPPTRPEQLTTSLSGNTAKISWKPSTDDHSNVLYNLQVLKDGIPLRASSLDSGIPKLVLFRDAFLKNEFHLTIEEGSYYQWSVQAIDESWNASEFAPFEEISSPLEANEIGEPRFYPNPVTKDLMIKSNSEILNVEIQSLTGEIIQIIRLLDNKASIDLSDLPNGMFILKLETRNGKKLTYKLIKKS
- a CDS encoding HAD family phosphatase codes for the protein MPKRLSEIDTIIFDLGEVIVDLDPQAVIEEFSRLTSGRGKDLRELIVGSPYLYRYETGQIDDAQFVDEINQLFDSQISLSDFEYAWNLMIKGISSGRLELMQKLMETHRVLILSNTNAMHERYFDSMVISLAGKPMKDFSHTAYYSHLIGYRKPNADIYEFIIEDQGFDPKRSLFLDDKIENIEAARGVGINAEQVQFPDQIFEILIHD